A part of Armatimonadota bacterium genomic DNA contains:
- the rpsJ gene encoding 30S ribosomal protein S10, which yields MAAAPTIRIRIRAYDHRILDQSAEKITDSAKRTGARISGPIPLPTRIRKFCVIRAAHIDKESMEHFELRTHNRLIDIKEPTNKTIDALMRLDLPSGVDIEIKTV from the coding sequence ATGGCAGCAGCCCCCACCATCCGCATCCGCATCCGCGCCTACGACCACAGGATCCTCGACCAAAGCGCCGAGAAGATCACCGATTCGGCCAAGCGCACAGGCGCCCGCATCAGCGGCCCGATCCCCCTTCCCACCCGCATCCGCAAGTTCTGCGTCATCCGCGCCGCCCACATCGACAAGGAGTCGATGGAGCACTTCGAACTGCGGACGCACAACCGGCTCATCGATATCAAAGAGCCGACGAACAAGACCATTGACGCCCTGATGAGGCTCGACTTGCCGAGCGGCGTCGACATCGAGATCAAGACCGTCTGA